The segment AGAACAGTTTTGTGTATGTAAAAACACATCTATTTCACACTGCCTACAAAAGGTACAAAAGTTAGGCCCGATCCTCCAGCTCTTACTCATTAACTTCATTGGGACTATTCTAATGAGTAAGAAATACAGGGCTGGACCCATATTTATAATTTCAAAGACTTAAGAACAAATCATTTTGGTTTTGCAAGTAAGTCTGAATTCAGTaaggagattttttaaaaagtcacagctAATGTGAAAgatattttcccattaaaataaaagtggcTCTGGTTGATCTGATCTACCTTTCTAGGAGAATTTGTGTTTTATAGACCATCACAAAATGGTCTGAAGTTCAGATCCTCAAGTATTTTATGATttgtctgaaaaaaatgtttaatatagATTTTAGCCTTATCTgctcagtacacacacacacacacacacacacacacacacacacacacacacacacactaatagaAAATTAAAATTCTCATTCATGTATCTTCTTTAACAGTTAATTGGACTTACTTAGCACTGTGATGTTCAACCTTTGGCTACTTATCTTCTCATAGGAGTGACGGTTGCTAGCTTCGCATCTGTATTCTCTCAAATCATGTAATGTTGTTTGTATGTCCCTGAATTCAGCATACGTATTATCCAATACTGTGATGGTCTGAATACTTCTGTTTCCTCTGAAGAGTGTATAATTTATAGGTGGAGTTCCAAAAACGGATTGACAACGTAGGAGTAGAGTATCCCCTAACACCATCTCAGTGGATGAATTGGAAACAGAAAGAACTGGCTTTGAGACTGGCGCTAAAAGAGGGAAAATGTTATTGAAGTTGTATTAGGGTAAGTCCTAGTACCAGTAATTAATTGAAGACTGCTACATTAATGTAGACATGATCTATAAAACATATGCTACTTATTTGTTCCAAGTGATAAAGGAAGCCCCGCACATTGGCTGCATGAGTGTACTGCTAGCAAACAACTTGATTTCCTTACGGTGCGGTCCTCCATGATCAAGATAACATCTGCCTCCTACTGAGATCTGGGAAGATTgctgagggcagggtgggggtgaagcagagggGAGCTAAATCAAGGCAGAAGTGGATAGAGTTTCAGacaaaaattgaaacaaaatacaggactatgtagcactttaaagactaacaagatggtttattagatgatgagctttcgtgggccagacccacttcctcggatctgaggaagtgggtctggcccacaaaagctcatcatctaataaaccatcttgttagtctttaaagtgctacatagtcctgtattttgtttcagctacaccagactaacacggctacatttctatcactattcgacAAAAATTGGTGACTGAAAAGGTGTTTAGGGTATGGCCAACTACTGAGAAAGTTAAGATGAGGTAGGATAGAGGGGAAGGACAATGGGAGAAGGATGCAGCAAGCTTTTGAAGAGAGTGAAGGGGCATGGAAAGGGGAAGACTTACTGATTTCCTTCCCTGATTATTGCTGGCCCTGGAAAAAGCTAATGAGTGTGCATCAGATCAGAGCTAGTTCTGTATGTCTAGTGACTACAAGAAAGTCAATAGAAAGTGACTTGCTGTTTGCAATTCAAGGGTTGCAGTCTGACCCTGCAAACCACTGGGCTACTGATCTGCACAAGtgttttgcaggattgggcctttaAATCTCTTTATCAACTCACCGTAAACAGTTATCTGTACAGGGTTACTCTCCTTGATGACTCCTTTTATCTCAGCTCTGCAAACATAGGATCCGGTATCATTCACCCGGGCTGTGATAGTGAGGTTGCTGGAACTTTTCAATAAGATGCCGTTCTCTGGAGGTCTCTTTATGATAGAGTATTTTGCATTAAGGGAGCCATTAATATGGCACCATAGGTTTAAACTCTGATTCTCATCTAAGTCAGTCAAAGAAGGAGTCAATATTGGCTTGGAGAACAACTCTAGACAACAAATATAGAGAACGGAGAGAATTAATTCAGGTTGTGCATAGGGGCGAAGTAGCTACACTTCCCAAACTATCTGGGCAAAGGACACAATGAAATGAAAAGGGGCTGCGGTGCATTAGCTATTTTTATCCATCAATGAGGTACGGGCACATAGACTATTGCCATCCCAGGGCATCCTTTTATGGCCTGGGGTGGCCCTGCAGgaaccctgcctcagtttcccagaatAATACGGTCTTTAAAGTAATACCCCTCTCGATAAAATTcagctccccccaaaaaagtcccTTTTCTGCTCACCCCTCAAGTTTCAAGTCCTTTTGGGGACTATGTTCCAGGCCTGGCCTCCCTAGCCCATAGATTGTTGACCCAGGTTCAGTGGTTTCCCCTTTCTGGGGCTCTGTCCAGGCTGAGTTCTTCCCCCCGACTCATCAATTTCTCCTTCAGACAGATTTCCCCTTGGAGCTTCCTTTTGAGTCACCTTCCAGTCACGACTCAGGCTCTTGATCTTTCCCAACTGGGTCTAATAACCCCCAAATTGTGTCTCTGGTAACAGGGAAAGAAGGGAGCTTTTGCCCCTCCCATTCTACAAGGCTCCTGGTCCCAGATCTTTAAAGAAATGATGGTCTAGGATGACCCTAAACCAAGGCTGGGCAAAAATGCAGCCTGCGAGCTACATCTGGCCCACCACGTGGCTGGATCCGGACCATAGGAacctcagccagctccccacctggtCTGTCCCCGCTCCGCACTCAGAAAAGCCAGCTGCGGGGGTCTGTGAACACTGCAagctcaggggaggggaagaggcttctcatggtgctcctgcccccaacaaaatcttgcagctcccaagacgtagaatcatagaatcatagagttggaagagacctcaggaggtcaagtccagccccctgctctaggcaggaccaatcccaactaaatcaacccagccagggctttgtcaagccaagacttaaaaacctctatggatggagactctactacttccctagggaacccattccagtgcttcactaccctcctagtgaaatagtttttcctaatatccaacctggacctctccccccacaacttgagcccattgctccttgttctgccatttgtcattactgagaacagcctctctccatcctctttggaacctcccttcagtaagttgaaggctgctatcaaatcccccctcactcttcgcttctgcagactaaacagacgtAACTCCCTCAgccctcctcataggtcatatgctccagcataTTCagccttaatcattttggttgccctccactggaccctctctaatgcgtccacatccttttgtagtggggggcccagaactggacacaatactccagatgtggcctcaccagagccgaataaaggggaatttacatttcccttcccctcccccaaccccggttataaaatacttggtttctgttatttctctccagctcatcatttgatgaagtgagttttacccatgaaagctcatgatactatatatatttttgtaagtccctaaggcgccacaggactacttgttattttaaaagaacagaTCAGAGAAATACTGATGGCTGGTAATATAAGATCCTAGTTTAGATTAAACCGATTAGATAAAATAGGTATTCACCCAATTTCCACATGCTGTTGGCCATGTTGTTaaaagcagggctcgccaagccgcggcaagccccgctcgccagccacgctgtccagcaatctgcgcatgcgcagatcgatCTCTTCCGgattgtaatctacttgccatgggcgagtagattacatagaatatcgagccctggttataaggATATTCTGCATATGACAGTATTAAAACCCTGGGAAAcatcagtattccctgtaagctgaacacttgggcagccacctagtagagtcaaatgctgcccagctgatttgcagtcaaccacagctggcagcatgtgtttctattggtggtgcacatctgcacatgcaccgatgcatataaaatgtattctgcacattcATGGGAAAAAATTAGTGGGAACACCAATCTTCATTCATTATAACAtaagaaaaacaacaataaaCTCATGCAAGGTCCCAGCTTGGGCGTGGCACCACTGTCTTCTACTGTAGCAGTGCGCAACCTTTTTTCAGACGTGACCCCAATATACTCGTGTTGCGACCCCTAAGATAATTTGAGCAGCACAGCTCTAAGATccggccagctgggggctggggctgggcctggtcaTTGGCAGCCCCGCAGTGCAGCACGGAACTTAGATCCGGCCAGCCGGGGGCTGGGCTCAGCCATTGGCGGCCCCCCAAAAAGACATCTGCAACCCCCTTGGGGGTTGCAACACATGGATTGCACACCACTGCTCTATTGGATGAAATGAGACTTGCCCAATGGCAAGTCATAGAGTTTGTAAAAACATTCTCCTTTAGCTGAAATAATAGAAGAGTAATTGTGCTTCTGGAGCAGATGGATATGTTTAACCCCGTTGTCATGGTGAAGTTCCAAATGCCCATGACACGCAGTTTAATGACAACCATGAAACACCCGGTTGCCAGGGATTTGTCAGTACCTGCGCCTGGTACAGTATTTTACAATTTCAAACTATTTGTTAACGTCTCAGAAAGTATTACTATCTTCATTCTATCATAGCAGCAAACCAAAATTCAACACCCGGTGGATGTACCATGTCTGGACTATGGTTCTTcttcaagggcaccatttcagaagagtgcgagaggagggaggcagcatCTGTATATCAGGGAGTATCAGGGATTGAGGGAAAAGTACTTGGATTCCGTAGATTACTCCTCTActccctcccttcaccagccaggagtgagaggcatgggcagaatccaagtactttcccctcactccctaatagtcaggggaatgggaagaaaagcaagccacatcctcgtacacatggctgctgcccccattCTGCTCTCCTGAAATGGCAGCCTTGCCCTTCTCCAGCACTGGATGAGACAAAATAATTTTGTaattgggatttaaaaaaataatcactctccttccccccagccctaaGTAAACTTAGTCACCTTTGTAGTACAAATAGGATCTTTGCTGAACGGCAAGCAGTGATCGGGTGCAGATCCTCAAAGTTAtccaggtgcctaactcccattgaaaaatcagtgggagttagacacctaaatacctGCGCCTGAGCGTCAgccaggattagaactcaggaaATGTGCATTTGAGTGTCACTTTCGTGAGCGATGCAAGATCTAGAATGACCGGCACTCCTACCTGGCACAACAATGTTTATGCTGCTGCTTTTCGACACTCCCCCCAGTTCCACTTTGCATGTGTAATTGCCATTGTTTTCTACTGTGGCTATTGCAGAGTAAGTGACAGAATTCTGTCCGcgtgtactgttcaatatctttctgTCTCTCTGGATGAGAATTTCAATGTCCTGATTCCGGACTTGAACCGTTGTACATTCAATGTCAATTCTGTCTCCTTCTGTGATGTTCTGTGGGGGCCTGACAGTCATCTTAGGTTTTGAAAATGGTTCTGAAATGCAATAGATATAAAATTATTCGGACaacttcctctttttttaaaagaaaatatttgtgtGGGGGGATAAGgtgggaaaggaaaagggaaattggATACCATTCTTCTTGAGGAACAACATGGTTTTAGGCAAGGTCATTCATGCACAGATGTGATTTTCACTTTAAGTAAGAAGGTTTATGAAAATGTGAATGAATTTCTAGGAACCCTTGGTATTAATTTCAGACTTTCAAAAAGCATTTGACAGTTTAAATTGGGATACAATGTGGAAAATTGTTAGGCAGTATGGAATTTCAATTAAACTTATCAATATAATGAAGCCATTTTACACTAATTCCAAATATTATATTAAAAGGGATAGAGGATTAAGTAAGTAATTCGAAATTAAGACAGTGGGAAGGCAACAGTGCTTCCTGTCTCCATTCTTTGTTCTTAGTCATCATTGATTATGGCCTCAAGCAATGTAAATATAATCCATATGGCTTAAAGTAGAATCATTCAAGATTATTTGATCTAGATTTTGCCGATGACATTGCTCTTCTGTGTGAAAATGCTGAAGGATGTCAAGCATGCATAGATGAAGTTAAAGAAATGATGAAGAAAGTAGGACTGATTCAATGTAAAGAAATGTAAAACCATGATAAACAGAGATATGGATTTAAACATCAAAACTGATGATGAACAGCTAGAGAGGGAAGATGGTTTCAAATATGCACAATAAGCCAAGATGGCATACGCTCAGAGAATACAAGAATAAGGATTGGCAAAGAAAATCCAGCTACAATTGCAGAAAGACTCCAACAATCTTTGATCCTGCAGATTTTCATCCTCTTTGCTAATGACAATAACAAATGTCATACAGTGCCTGGTATGGACGCATATGTTGCATATCCATCAAGACTTTTGTATATTTGAGTGAGTGTCCTAAAAATAGACACAGTACTACAAGCAATGGGAGGGACTATTCCCTGAGTACTGAGTACATACCTATGGTTCTGGGTGGGTATGTCCTGGAGGTGGCTAGTCCCTCCCACCACTTGAGTCGCCATGGCTGCGCTCCATTGGTAGGGCACCACCTCAAATCAGCACTAGCACATACATGTCTCCTAAAGCTGGAAACCATAGCTCTAGCCCAAAGAGCGGACATGTCCTCAGTCTAGTCTCAAGCAGTtcttccctgcctcttccagtCTCGGGCACCCTCCTTTATGCCCCATTGAGAGTCAATTGGCCCCTCTTAAAGGTGCCCATCACCCTGTGACACAAGCAAAGAAATGCAAAGGCACAAACTGAgcacacgtctacactacaaaattaaattGATCTAACTTAGGTCCACATACAGCCATCCCAGTAATCACATTCCTTGTAGGCTcactgatggggggggagggcaaagggagcaggtgccctggggcctggtgctCCTGGACAACaccactgcagcagcagtagtggctggaaccctgggccctttaaattgcctttGAAGTGCTACCTTGGGCTCTCTGGGTGGCTCTAAGgactggcgggagggggggtttACCGCCCTCTGGGCAATTCTGAGGGCTGGTATGTGGGAGAGGCcacagcatgctccaggcagcacagagagttggctgcccctggccctgccccttctgcctgagactcccccccttccaggagcatgaaaCCAGGCCCtacccaccttgcccagaggtgtatggaggctgttggctcccctgataGCTGGTGTGTTTTTCCACTTTACCTTAGTGGTTCATGTCCTCACCAGGAGTGcttgtgtaactgccaccaggcagatttgaaccggggacctctggagcttagtatggGAACCTctatcctctgagctaaaagccagctggctctcaggccATGCTGTAGACGCTACagtgtagaggtctcttgttcttatctgttgctgtggtctaagtgctacTGCGTGGGACAGAGAACCAAACTAGGTGCGTGGGTTACACTTGCACCAATTGAACTGTCAGCATGGGGCATTGTGAGACAGCTTCTGAAAGCCAGTAACAGTCGATGTAAGCAATGCAGTGTCTGCACTGACACTGTATCAACCTAACTACACTGATACTGATTCTGTCTCTCTTATGGATATGGATTTGTGAGGTCGGTGTAGCAGGAAAGTGACATCAATGGGAGAGAGATTTTAGTAGACACTTACATAGTTAGGTCAACATAAGTTGCCTAGAGTCAACTTACTTTATAGACTAGACCAGTTCTAAGCAACTTACCCACAACTGTAACAAGTGTCATATTACTGGGGTCTGATGTGGAAATACCAAATGGTGACATAACCTGGACAATACATTGAAAATTCAATATTGAATCCCCCTCTTGGACTGGAAAGTCAACAGATGCAAAGTTTTCCCTTAATTCTTGCTTctttttggtttgtttcttttgatCCGGCAAGAGTTTGTCGAACAGGAAAATGAAGGGAGGCTTTTCTTCTGGTTCTTCACATCGTAAAGTCACAACTTCACCCTCCGTTACCTCTGTTTTCAGGGCAGTCAATTTTGGCTGGAACAGccctttggaaagaaaacaagcAAATATAATTAGACAAATCTAAAGCAGAAGTTCTCTCTGGCATTTGTACTAGTGGCTATTCTAGAGTATGGGCAGAATCAATCTGATCCCAGACTTAGGCCAGATTTTTACAGTTGGCCAAAGTCTGGAATAAGACACTCAGGAAGTTTAGGGCAAGTATTATGCTGTATGGGTGGGCATTCCGATCATGCTGCTGTGACCAGTGAATCAAGACTTCTCTCGTCCCATCATTCTGCAACATTGAACATTCCACAGGGTACTTTCCTAGCAACCTTAGATGATGTTTGTTCTACCAGTATATGGTACTGGCAAAGTGCTCCCTGTGTGAATGTAGCCTTCgctcagtggggctggagcaccagaggagtgaagtgtttcATTTGGGAGCCACATCGATACATCAGTGAGGTTTGGGATATTTGGAGGTGTTTTTTTTCCTCactgtgtggtccccagctgatttttcagtggcccctgacccaaaaaaggttaccAATTCTTGccacaaataaagaaaacatgggaaccttttgtgttggacatatacAACTCACTGATGTATCGATGTATAGatattttacttgatttaaaatgaagtttgataaactaacatgagaaagttagagcttaatctatttaataatttaaattactaTTTCCTGACTGGttaattaaaccattctccctagctacaGCACTAGCAAGATGGCTTGGgcttaattatgtaattaatggcaagtttccattagcaactggtggtccacggaaaggtttgcattgagccaggtgggccataggacaaaaagtttgagaacggTCATTAAGAACACTTCCCCATCAACACTTCTAACTCCCACATCAGAACAAGCAACAGGTAAAATCTGATTTCTCCATTTGGATATTGGAACAGGGGATACTGGTCatttaggacagtggttctcaagctaGGATACGTGtacccatagccccccccccccatgccaatGAGTGCCAGATGCAAAGGATCTGGAGTGGAGATCTTCCatgggcctgctgggtgaccttaggCCAGGctcttcacctctctgtgcctcagcaaCACATTTTGAGAACTCCAGATGAAAAGTGCTTCAGTATTATTATTAATGTACATTGAGAGAGTACGGGTTgctcctccctggtctggcaccctcgggacctgaccggttctgGATCAGggattttccagaccaggggaggtcatttctggaccccccTGACaccagtctcttccagcccctctTGCTGGTCCCCACTGCCCTGTCAGCCCCCACTGCAGCGCTCAACAGCCCTGCCACCTCCATGCGCACCAGGCTCCCGCTGCAGCACTAGCACATGTGGGGCTCCCAGTGCCCTGCCCAGAAACCCCACTGCCACATGTCTGTTTCCTACTGTTCTGCCATCCCGCAAAGGCTCCCAGGCACTAGCTCTCCACCAGGACTTTCTGATcctgaaacatccatggtcctgttaagagagtttcaacctatagGACATAATCTACCCTGCTTTTTGTAACATAAAAGACTGCCACAGTTGGAAGGGTACTTACCCTCCACTTGAACTTCCAAATCAttgctgctttttgtttttccttttgcgTCCACGGTGCACCGATAGCTTCCTGAATCCACTAATCGAGCTGGGAATATTTTGTGACGTGCTTGGACGTCCTTCAACGTGGTGTTGTGCACAAGATTGTCgtctttgtaaaataaaaaagtgAGCTCCATCTGGAAGCTGGTGCTTTTGCTAATGTCCGCAGAGCAGTTCAGTTGGATTGACTTTCCATTTGTCACTTTGTGGGATGGGCTAGTGAGTGTCACTTGGTTGATGGTCACTTGAAAGGGGAACGGAGAGACAAAAGTCGCATTTAGTTTCAGTCTGACCAAAGCCCTGTTTGTTCTCTGATGTTGCTATGTAAAGCTCATTACAATTGCTAAAGGCTGAGAACTCTATGAAATAGGCACTGTCCTACTTTATTGGGGGGGACCATATTTCCTTCAGTTGAGTACAGGATACTTGATAAAATTACTTGTAGTCAGGTGAGTTCTACAGCAATCAATCAAAattgtgctgtacaaacattcaaattataaGGTTGACTGAGCCCCTGTGAGGCATAAATACTGAATAACTGGAATCCTTTGTAGTTACTTTCTTGTCTTTAAGGCTTTAGAGTTCACAGGaggagatacacacacacacacacacactcactcccgTACACCTCTCTCACATAGGCAGGTGACCGACCATCCGGACTCTCCCTGGCTGACGCTCTCCACCCTCCTTGCCTGACTGGGTCCCCAGGGTAGACTCACCTCTCCTGGTACCTGGAGCCTCTTCTTCCCAAGGCAAAACATGGGGGAAGGGACACAGAGTCACTGGAAAGGGGTATGGAGGAGCAGTGGGCCTGGGAGGCAAAAAGGAGCAAAGCAGAGAGGGGAAGCAAGAGCAGGAGCATGTAAAGAATCAATGAGCGGTCAGCAGAAGCAATAAGTAACTGGCTGCCATCTGGCACCTGTTCACACTCACCAGCCACCACTGCTCGCAGTGCACAGTCAGTGCCGCCCGGAAACGGGATGGGGCGGGACCCTGCTGGCCAAGAGCTGGCATGCAGTAGGGACTGTGCTGATGGACCAGTAGGGGGAGCAGTTGACCCCATGCACTGCTTTGCCCCACCACCAGCTTTGCACACCCCAAAACCATCGTGGGGCACTGAACCCCCTCACTCATCACTGATAGGCCAGCAGCTGGCAAGCGGGGATCTGGCTagcagcaggacccaccagtaGTAATGGggggaagatagaaaatatgggacaatttgcctgtttttaagaaaaagtcggGACACCTGCAGAGGGGCTTAAATAAAAggttgtccctttaaaaatggtaCTTCTGGTCTCCCAATACTTTCTGGCCTTGAGTCTGCAACTGGAACCACACAGGCAGTCTCCCACTGAAATGTATGGGGCTCCAAGCAGGTGAAAAGATCCATTCAAGTGCTTGTGATTGCAGAATCAGTGTCTATGTTTGTATAATGCCTTGCGCAATGGATCCCCAATCAGATGTGTCAGTGCTACCCCAAAACAAATACAATTCCAGTTATCTGAattcccttttttcaaaaatcctCATCTGAATTCacagcagtttccccccttagCCCTATATTATTTAATAGCACTTCTGTTTATCTGAAACCTGGTCATTTGAAACTTTTGGATGTCTAGCAGGCTTTTAGGATATATGTAATTACACTGTGTTACCACTACTGTCTTAGCCCACCTCTCACATCCATTGTTTAAGGATTTTTGTGATTAAAGCTCAAGCAGGATCGGCTTGAGCCATTCTTGTGTCCCGGACAGCGGGCGCACAATGCATGCACGGCTCCGCCCCGGGTGCACTGCACATgcgcgccccgccccctggcacgcgatgcaccttacagctgcaatcgggcacgtgacgtcccttacagctgccatcaggcacctcACATAGGTTGGCTCCCAAGGCAGCTTCCCAGCTAGCCCCtgccccccttaatccggccctgagttCAAGGTTCCCCTTCTATCTAGAAAAAATTTTCATTTTCAAGCAACACATCTGTACAAtgaagtaggttttttttttttaattacaagaaGAAATGGAGAACAGGGAAGGGGAAAAGCAATTTTGAGCAGTTTTGCCTGTTTCTGTGATTATTTTGCAAAGCCCTCACTTTAACATGCCACTCAGGAAAAAAATGAAGTCCTTGTCCACACTGGTCAGAAGAAACACCTAGGAACCATTCTGGCACCAGCTCTATCTCACAGCTGTTGTCACTACCGTCTGAAAAGTCATGTGGCCTAAATACAATCCATGCTGGGCCGTCAACTGAATCCTCTGAGTTAATTCAGCGTTCTAACATAGCCATTGGGTGGGACTGCTTGAAATTCCCTTTCAAATGAGGAGCAGTTAGCTTGCCAAAGATTCTCATAATGTATAACTAAAGAGAATGCTCTTTTGCTTCAGTTATAGTTAAAGATGACCAGACTGGGTGAGATTAGTGTGCAAAGAGTCATCACACACTATACACACTTGAAGTCACGGGGtgggcaggcaataatttttgattgggggcccACTTCAAGAtattggtaagtggtcaaaggctgcacatTTCTATGgagaggatgcagggtctggaacaatgttgggtgcagaaggaagcttggggtaggggactgggtctgagagggagtaggagtgaaggagggggttgtgacctggagcacaggagtggggtgcagggtcagggagggggtttgggcgcaggagaggattctggcctgggggaggagtttAGAAgtaggtgcagagtctgggaggcagTTATGACCTGATGAAGGGGAGGTAcagagtttgggtggtgacatggggcagagagttgggatgtgggagggaatGAAGTGCCAGATGTAAGCTCCAGCCAGGAGGCATTTACCAGggtagctcctggccagcagtccagcaggACTCTCAGGCAGGTGGCCTATATGAGGGGCCTGGCAAGGCAGGCTGTGGGCCGGATACGAAGGCTTGGCAGGGTGGATCCAGCTTGTGGGGCAGTTCTTGATACTCCCCTCCCGCACTTTAAGTCCTACTTAAATGATGCATAAACTTGTGCTGGCACTCAGCTCTAGAATGAATTTACCTCAGATGGAGAACAAACGTGAAGTCTGTAGGAAGTGCTAAGCAGAGAcaggagagaagagaaaagaagTGAGAAAAAGAAATAGCAGGAGAAGAAATGTGGCTGCTTAAAAAGCTAGGGGCATGGTCCGTAAGGGGTTTGTATGAAATACTTCAGAGACTAGTCCGCCCTGTTGAGCTACATGGACATTTCACTATTGATTTCAAACAAGAGCAGGAAGAGGCTGTTTGCAACCAACGTCTGTATTTAACAcctgtattccccccccccccctttccatagTGTTATCTTAAAATGCCACTCCCTCGAAGAGGCAAAAGAGGGGAAGATAAGAGAAGAGGGAATTCTTCACCCCAGAAAGCAGCTGTTTCCTCCTGAAGCTCATGGTAG is part of the Pelodiscus sinensis isolate JC-2024 chromosome 20, ASM4963464v1, whole genome shotgun sequence genome and harbors:
- the PECAM1 gene encoding platelet endothelial cell adhesion molecule isoform X14; protein product: MYLAVLVILLYCPSLKAQDIVTINQVTLTSPSHKVTNGKSIQLNCSADISKSTSFQMELTFLFYKDDNLVHNTTLKDVQARHKIFPARLVDSGSYRCTVDAKGKTKSSNDLEVQVEGLFQPKLTALKTEVTEGEVVTLRCEEPEEKPPFIFLFDKLLPDQKKQTKKKQELRENFASVDFPVQEGDSILNFQCIVQVMSPFGISTSDPSNMTLVTVVEPFSKPKMTVRPPQNITEGDRIDIECTTVQVRNQDIEILIQRDRKILNSTRGQNSVTYSAIATVENNGNYTCKVELGGVSKSSSINIVVPELFSKPILTPSLTDLDENQSLNLWCHINGSLNAKYSIIKRPPENGILLKSSSNLTITARVNDTGSYVCRAEIKGVIKESNPVQITVYAPVSKPVLSVSNSSTEMVLGDTLLLRCQSVFGTPPINYTLFRGNRSIQTITVLDNTYAEFRDIQTTLHDLREYRCEASNRHSYEKISSQRLNITVLTPIRNVSFGSLLYQEAESGGDITFFCSVKEGSLPINFSIFKQNDKKPLFYESKMSTKVIWQMTSLKKQDTGKYFCEVSNRASLPVRSNLLFINVILAAWQKGFIAAIVLAVIAIAASGFWWYLRKKEKGKHPSVEMSGSTAATNSTSEKPASGQNNDGEFYPDSGGNRHSRIEGSPDAT
- the PECAM1 gene encoding platelet endothelial cell adhesion molecule isoform X5, translating into MYLAVLVILLYCPSLKAQDIVTINQVTLTSPSHKVTNGKSIQLNCSADISKSTSFQMELTFLFYKDDNLVHNTTLKDVQARHKIFPARLVDSGSYRCTVDAKGKTKSSNDLEVQVEGLFQPKLTALKTEVTEGEVVTLRCEEPEEKPPFIFLFDKLLPDQKKQTKKKQELRENFASVDFPVQEGDSILNFQCIVQVMSPFGISTSDPSNMTLVTVVEPFSKPKMTVRPPQNITEGDRIDIECTTVQVRNQDIEILIQRDRKILNSTRGQNSVTYSAIATVENNGNYTCKVELGGVSKSSSINIVVPELFSKPILTPSLTDLDENQSLNLWCHINGSLNAKYSIIKRPPENGILLKSSSNLTITARVNDTGSYVCRAEIKGVIKESNPVQITVYAPVSKPVLSVSNSSTEMVLGDTLLLRCQSVFGTPPINYTLFRGNRSIQTITVLDNTYAEFRDIQTTLHDLREYRCEASNRHSYEKISSQRLNITVLTPIRNVSFGSLLYQEAESGGDITFFCSVKEGSLPINFSIFKQNDKKPLFYESKMSTKVIWQMTSLKKQDTGKYFCEVSNRASLPVRSNLLFINVILAAWQKGFIAAIVLAVIAIAASGFWWYLRKKEKGKHPSVEMSGSTAATNSTSEKPASGQNNDGEFYPVLESVYSEDGENHVKSTDENKAPVKKGTDTVYSDIRKANNDSGGNRHSRIEGSPDAT
- the PECAM1 gene encoding platelet endothelial cell adhesion molecule isoform X13, translated to MYLAVLVILLYCPSLKAQDIVTINQVTLTSPSHKVTNGKSIQLNCSADISKSTSFQMELTFLFYKDDNLVHNTTLKDVQARHKIFPARLVDSGSYRCTVDAKGKTKSSNDLEVQVEGLFQPKLTALKTEVTEGEVVTLRCEEPEEKPPFIFLFDKLLPDQKKQTKKKQELRENFASVDFPVQEGDSILNFQCIVQVMSPFGISTSDPSNMTLVTVVEPFSKPKMTVRPPQNITEGDRIDIECTTVQVRNQDIEILIQRDRKILNSTRGQNSVTYSAIATVENNGNYTCKVELGGVSKSSSINIVVPELFSKPILTPSLTDLDENQSLNLWCHINGSLNAKYSIIKRPPENGILLKSSSNLTITARVNDTGSYVCRAEIKGVIKESNPVQITVYAPVSKPVLSVSNSSTEMVLGDTLLLRCQSVFGTPPINYTLFRGNRSIQTITVLDNTYAEFRDIQTTLHDLREYRCEASNRHSYEKISSQRLNITVLTPIRNVSFGSLLYQEAESGGDITFFCSVKEGSLPINFSIFKQNDKKPLFYESKMSTKVIWQMTSLKKQDTGKYFCEVSNRASLPVRSNLLFINVILAAWQKGFIAAIVLAVIAIAASGFWWYLRKKEKGKHPSVEMSGSTAATNSTSEKPASGQNNDGEFYPAPVKKGTDTVYSDIRKANNDSGGNRHSV